A single region of the Musa acuminata AAA Group cultivar baxijiao chromosome BXJ1-11, Cavendish_Baxijiao_AAA, whole genome shotgun sequence genome encodes:
- the LOC135597088 gene encoding mitochondrial import receptor subunit TOM9-2-like, with translation MSSSSSSRRASLPRRGVADGASEGVLARVSSSISQSWIVARGKAAAAETGTVAKKLLRSTGKAAWIAGTTFLVLVVPLIIEMDREQQLNELEMQQSTLLGTPTPPQPYASAAPAK, from the coding sequence ATGTCGTCGTCTTCTTCGAGTCGAAGGGCTTCGCTTCCGCGGCGGGGCGTCGCCGACGGCGCCAGCGAGGGCGTCCTGGCCCGCGTGTCGAGCTCGATCTCGCAGTCCTGGATCGTCGCCCGGGGGAAGGCGGCCGCCGCCGAGACCGGCACCGTGGCGAAGAAGCTCCTCCGGAGCACCGGCAAGGCCGCCTGGATCGCCGGCACCACTTTTCTCGTCCTCGTCGTCCCCCTCATCATCGAGATGGACCGCGAGCAGCAGCTCAACGAGCTCGAGATGCAACAGTCCACCCTCCTCGGCACCCCCACGCCGCCTCAGCCCTACGCCTCCGCGGCCCCCGCCAAGTGA
- the LOC103970701 gene encoding uncharacterized protein LOC103970701 isoform X5: protein MALREGFFLLLVLVMSWASADARSLNNFDIMEAGIERPQSQSKVAKVDEGYDQLCKLCENFTAQATQYLGENKTQTEIIETLHQACSELKPFKDQIHPEEFCTKFSLCQERLSVKSDDACSLCHGVVAKLLMKLQDPDTQFEVIKMLLQECNKVENYVQECKKMVLHYGPLILVDGEKFLESTDVCAAMHACKTSQAELVSTALVA from the exons ATGGCTTTGAGAGAGGggttcttccttcttcttgtacTTGTTATGAGCTGGGCAAGTGCTGATGCCAGAAGTTTGAACAATTTTGATATTATGG AAGCAGGCATCGAGAGACCTCAAAGCCAGAGTAAAGTAGCCAAAGTAGACGAGGGCTATGATCAACTGTGCAAGTTGTGTGAGAACTTTACTGCACAGGCTACCCAATATCTTGGAGAAAACAAGACTCAAACTGAGATAATTGAGACACTTCATCAAGCATGTTCCGAGCTGAAGCCTTTCAAGGATCAG ATACATCCGGAGGAGTTCTGCACAAAGTTCAGTCTTTGTCAGGAGAGATTATCTGTCAAGAGTGATGATGCCTGCTCTCTGTGTCATGGTGTTGTTGCTAAACTACTTATGAAActgcaagatcctgacacacag TTCGAGGTGATTAAAATGCTACTTCAGGAATGCAACAAGGTGGAGAATTATGTCCAAGAG TGTAAGAAGATGGTCCTCCACTATGGCCCTCTGATACTGGTCGACGGCGAAAAATTCCTAGAGAGCACAGATGTTTGTGCTGCCATGCACGCATGCAAGACCAGCCAAGCAGAACTCGTCAGCACTGCCTTGGTGGCATAA
- the LOC135597090 gene encoding LOB domain-containing protein 15-like isoform X1, whose amino-acid sequence MPLHFRERMEEVGKKIKREADGITDRIGRQVGPVGTLNTITPCAACKLLRRRCAQDCPFSPYFSPHEPQKFALVHKVFGASNVSKMLMEVPEPQRADAANSLVYEANLRLRDPVYGCMGAISALQQQVQALEAELQAVRAEILKHKYGQAGGNIIPTSHAALLPPSAAVSVAAPPPVPLPSLSPVTDAASSSNYTSLPSSSTNYSSITTNHNVAYFG is encoded by the exons ATGCCGTTGCACTTCAGGGAGAGGATGGAAGAGGTCGGCAAGAAGATCAAAAGAGAAGCTGACGGCATCACCGATCGGATCGGCAGGCAAGTAGGCCCCGTCGGAACCCTAAACACCATCACCCCATGCGCCGCATGCAAGCTCCTGCGGCGGCGGTGCGCTCAGGACTGCCCCTTCTCTCCTTACTTCTCGCCTCACGAGCCTCAGAAGTTTGCCCTGGTGCATAAAGTCTTCGGTGCAAGCAACGTCTCCAAGATGCTAATG GAAGTTCCCGAGCCCCAGAGAGCTGATGCAGCCAACAGCCTTGTGTACGAGGCGAACCTAAGGCTCAGAGATCCCGTGTACGGGTGCATGGGGGCGATCTCGGCGTTGCAGCAGCAAGTCCAGGCCTTGGAGGCGGAGCTGCAAGCGGTGAGGGCTGAGATCTTGAAACACAAGTACGGGCAAGCAGGTGGTAACATCATCCCCACCTCTCACGCTGCTTTGCTTCCTCCGTCGGCGGCGGTGTCTGTGGCTGCACCACCACCTGTGCCATTGCCATCGCTGTCTCCGGTGACCGACGCCGCCTCCTCTTCCAACTACACTTCCCTTCCTTCCAGCTCCACCAACTACAGCTCCATTACCACGAACCACAATGTCGCATACTTCGGCTGA
- the LOC135597089 gene encoding pentatricopeptide repeat-containing protein At3g09040, mitochondrial-like isoform X1, translating to MRAIRICLPSNYNPFSLSTTKSLQLSSSFRARSCSTSHPHRIPVPISDLYARKDQKTLSHALTLSWRTNSSILGSQIHAQVIKSGFSPDTYSQNNLLTMYCKCKALDRASNLFDEMTDKNLVSWTSMISGSVNNNKLEMGLGLYMEMMRSGFIPNEFALASVLSACAIIDQIKFGFSLHCVALKLGLDTNQFVGSALLWMHAKCRNIEDAELVFESIDEPDLACWNAIIEGYALNGYSHNVIQCLVFVIRKGLIPDQVTYISALKGCIVTGDLNYGQQVHCLIVRNEFESNTIVMNSLIDMYFRTGRKNSALNVFYHVLDKDNSSWNTVISGLAKEEDVSEVVNLFSSMLLAGFRPDHVTFSIIIRLCGATDGLLLGLQFCCFAYHLGYFHYDLVVNSLINMFSRCSLMDSADLLFVSHPSRNIILCNEMIAGYNLNGYGIKTLQLFCSLIESDIEADEFTYSNVLGACQGIQHQHTGKQIHARIIKLGFDSCCSVCSSMINAYASFGSVTSCFKIFQDIRTLDLVSWGAMISAFLKLGFSSEALSFLNCLRDSGEKPDDVILSCALNACANIALLDQSTCIHAHIIKRGFGKHLCVASAIIDAYAKCGDIASSKKVFENISRDCIDAILFNTMITAFAHHGLIIEAIEIFEQMKYANSYPTQATFVAVIAACSHLGLVDQGRFVFESISNVYGMSPSKDNFACLVDLFARNGLLEKAKDVIESMPFEPWPSIWISLLSGCRSYGNKEMAELAAERILKLVPDNDSAYALMANVYAGDEKWKDAERMRIKMEMNRIQKACGYSIIST from the coding sequence ATGAGAGCGATCAGGATTTGTTTACCCTCGAATTACAATCCATTCTCGCTCTCCACAACCAAATCGCTCCAACTCTCTTCCTCATTCCGTGCCCGTTCGTGCTCAACCAGTCATCCGCATCGCATCCCTGTGCCAATCTCCGACCTCTATGCTCGGAAGGACCAAAAGACCCTCTCTCATGCTCTAACTCTCTCCTGGCGGACCAACTCGTCCATCCTGGGATCCCAGATCCATGCCCAGGTCATCAAGTCCGGGTTCTCCCCGGACACCTACTCCCAGAATAACCTGCTGACCATGTACTGCAAATGTAAGGCTTTGGATCGTGCATCCAACTTGTTCGATGAAATGACTGACAAGAACCTCGTTTCTTGGACCTCCATGATATCGGGATCGGTCAATAACAATAAGCTTGAGATGGGTCTAGGGTTATATATGGAGATGATGAGATCAGGTTTCATTCCTAACGAGTTCGCTCTTGCTAGTGTCTTGAGTGCATGTGCAATCATTGACCAAATCAAATTTGGCTTTTCTCTTCATTGTGTTGCTTTGAAGCTAGGACTGGACACAAACCAATTTGTCGGTAGTGCGCTGCTCTGGATGCATGCTAAGTGCAGGAACATTGAAGATGCGGAGCTTGTTTTTGAGAGTATAGATGAGCCAGACTTGGCTTGTTGGAATGCAATCATTGAGGGGTATGCACTAAATGGCTATAGCCACAATGTGATACAATGTTTAGTTTTTGTGATCCGGAAGGGGCTGATTCCTGACCAGGTTACTTACATTAGTGCTTTGAAAGGGTGCATAGTGACGGGGGATTTGAATTATGGGCAACAAGTTCATTGCTTGATTGTGCGAAATGAGTTTGAATCAAATACCATTGTGATGAATTCTCTTATTGATATGTACTTCAGAACTGGCAGGAAGAACTCTGCTTTAAATGTCTTCTACCATGTACTGGATAAAGACAATTCTTCCTGGAACACAGTAATTTCTGGCCTTGCCAAAGAGGAGGATGTGAGTGAAGTTGTGAATTTGTTCTCTAGTATGTTATTAGCTGGTTTTAGACCAGACCATGTTACTTTCTCCATTATAATCAGACTTTGTGGTGCAACAGATGGTCTTCTGCTGGGGCTTCAGTTCTGCTGCTTTGCCTACCATCTCGGATACTTCCATTATGACTTGGTTGTCAACTCACTGATAAACATGTTCTCCAGATGCAGTTTGATGGACAGTGCTGATCTTTTGTTCGTTAGTCACCCTTCTAGGAATATCATCCTATGCAACGAGATGATTGCAGGGTACAACTTAAATGGGTATGGCATAAAGACCTTGCAACTATTTTGCAGCTTGATTGAATCGGATATTGAAGCAGATGAATTCACATACTCAAACGTCTTGGGTGCTTGTCAGGGGATCCAACATCAACACACTGGTAAGCAGATCCATGCCAGAATCATCAAGTTGGGTTTTGATTCGTGTTGCTCTGTATGCAGTTCAATGATTAATGCTTATGCTAGTTTTGGATCGGTTACATCCTGTTTTAAGATTTTCCAAGATATTAGAACATTGGATTTGGTGTCTTGGGGAGCCATGATTTCTGCATTTCTAAAACTTGGCTTCAGCAGTGAAGCCCTCTCATTTCTAAATTGCTTGAGAGATTCAGGTGAAAAACCAGATGATGTCATCTTGTCTTGTGCTCTAAATGCGTGTGCTAATATTGCTTTGCTTGACCAATCCACATGCATTCATGCACATATAATCAAGAGAGGATTTGGGAAGCATTTATGTGTAGCAAGTGCTATCATAGATGCCTATGCAAAGTGCGGAGACATTGCAAGCTCTAAGAAGGTCTTTGAGAACATCTCAAGAGATTGTATTGACGCCATCCTCTTTAATACCATGATCACTGCTTTTGCACATCATGGCCTCATAATAGAAGCCATTGAAATCTTTGAACAAATGAAATATGCTAATTCGTATCCTACCCAAGCCACATTTGTAGCAGTTATTGCAGCTTGTAGTCATCTGGGTCTAGTGGATCAAGGGCGATTTGTGTTTGAATCCATAAGCAATGTTTATGGGATGTCACCTTCGAAAGATAATTTTGCCTGCTTGGTTGATCTTTTTGCACGAAATGGACTTCTTGAAAAGGCTAAAGATGTCATTGAGAGCATGCCTTTTGAACCTTGGCCTTCTATCTGGATATCACTATTAAGTGGATGTCGTAGTTATGGGAATAAAGAGATGGCCGAATTGGCTGCTGAACGGATCCTTAAGTTAGTGCCAGATAATGACAGTGCCTATGCATTAATGGCAAATGTATATGCAGGAGATGAAAAATGGAAGGATGCTGAAAGAATGAGGATCAAAATGGAAATGAACAGAATTCAGAAGGCATGTGGATATAGTATAATTTCCACCTAA
- the LOC135597089 gene encoding pentatricopeptide repeat-containing protein At3g09040, mitochondrial-like isoform X2: MRAIRICLPSNYNPFSLSTTKSLQLSSSFRARSCSTSHPHRIPVPISDLYARKDQKTLSHALTLSWRTNSSILGSQIHAQVIKSGFSPDTYSQNNLLTMYCKCKALDRASNLFDEMTDKNLVSWTSMISGSVNNNKLEMGLGLYMEMMRSGLDTNQFVGSALLWMHAKCRNIEDAELVFESIDEPDLACWNAIIEGYALNGYSHNVIQCLVFVIRKGLIPDQVTYISALKGCIVTGDLNYGQQVHCLIVRNEFESNTIVMNSLIDMYFRTGRKNSALNVFYHVLDKDNSSWNTVISGLAKEEDVSEVVNLFSSMLLAGFRPDHVTFSIIIRLCGATDGLLLGLQFCCFAYHLGYFHYDLVVNSLINMFSRCSLMDSADLLFVSHPSRNIILCNEMIAGYNLNGYGIKTLQLFCSLIESDIEADEFTYSNVLGACQGIQHQHTGKQIHARIIKLGFDSCCSVCSSMINAYASFGSVTSCFKIFQDIRTLDLVSWGAMISAFLKLGFSSEALSFLNCLRDSGEKPDDVILSCALNACANIALLDQSTCIHAHIIKRGFGKHLCVASAIIDAYAKCGDIASSKKVFENISRDCIDAILFNTMITAFAHHGLIIEAIEIFEQMKYANSYPTQATFVAVIAACSHLGLVDQGRFVFESISNVYGMSPSKDNFACLVDLFARNGLLEKAKDVIESMPFEPWPSIWISLLSGCRSYGNKEMAELAAERILKLVPDNDSAYALMANVYAGDEKWKDAERMRIKMEMNRIQKACGYSIIST, from the exons ATGAGAGCGATCAGGATTTGTTTACCCTCGAATTACAATCCATTCTCGCTCTCCACAACCAAATCGCTCCAACTCTCTTCCTCATTCCGTGCCCGTTCGTGCTCAACCAGTCATCCGCATCGCATCCCTGTGCCAATCTCCGACCTCTATGCTCGGAAGGACCAAAAGACCCTCTCTCATGCTCTAACTCTCTCCTGGCGGACCAACTCGTCCATCCTGGGATCCCAGATCCATGCCCAGGTCATCAAGTCCGGGTTCTCCCCGGACACCTACTCCCAGAATAACCTGCTGACCATGTACTGCAAATGTAAGGCTTTGGATCGTGCATCCAACTTGTTCGATGAAATGACTGACAAGAACCTCGTTTCTTGGACCTCCATGATATCGGGATCGGTCAATAACAATAAGCTTGAGATGGGTCTAGGGTTATATATGGAGATGATGAGATCAG GACTGGACACAAACCAATTTGTCGGTAGTGCGCTGCTCTGGATGCATGCTAAGTGCAGGAACATTGAAGATGCGGAGCTTGTTTTTGAGAGTATAGATGAGCCAGACTTGGCTTGTTGGAATGCAATCATTGAGGGGTATGCACTAAATGGCTATAGCCACAATGTGATACAATGTTTAGTTTTTGTGATCCGGAAGGGGCTGATTCCTGACCAGGTTACTTACATTAGTGCTTTGAAAGGGTGCATAGTGACGGGGGATTTGAATTATGGGCAACAAGTTCATTGCTTGATTGTGCGAAATGAGTTTGAATCAAATACCATTGTGATGAATTCTCTTATTGATATGTACTTCAGAACTGGCAGGAAGAACTCTGCTTTAAATGTCTTCTACCATGTACTGGATAAAGACAATTCTTCCTGGAACACAGTAATTTCTGGCCTTGCCAAAGAGGAGGATGTGAGTGAAGTTGTGAATTTGTTCTCTAGTATGTTATTAGCTGGTTTTAGACCAGACCATGTTACTTTCTCCATTATAATCAGACTTTGTGGTGCAACAGATGGTCTTCTGCTGGGGCTTCAGTTCTGCTGCTTTGCCTACCATCTCGGATACTTCCATTATGACTTGGTTGTCAACTCACTGATAAACATGTTCTCCAGATGCAGTTTGATGGACAGTGCTGATCTTTTGTTCGTTAGTCACCCTTCTAGGAATATCATCCTATGCAACGAGATGATTGCAGGGTACAACTTAAATGGGTATGGCATAAAGACCTTGCAACTATTTTGCAGCTTGATTGAATCGGATATTGAAGCAGATGAATTCACATACTCAAACGTCTTGGGTGCTTGTCAGGGGATCCAACATCAACACACTGGTAAGCAGATCCATGCCAGAATCATCAAGTTGGGTTTTGATTCGTGTTGCTCTGTATGCAGTTCAATGATTAATGCTTATGCTAGTTTTGGATCGGTTACATCCTGTTTTAAGATTTTCCAAGATATTAGAACATTGGATTTGGTGTCTTGGGGAGCCATGATTTCTGCATTTCTAAAACTTGGCTTCAGCAGTGAAGCCCTCTCATTTCTAAATTGCTTGAGAGATTCAGGTGAAAAACCAGATGATGTCATCTTGTCTTGTGCTCTAAATGCGTGTGCTAATATTGCTTTGCTTGACCAATCCACATGCATTCATGCACATATAATCAAGAGAGGATTTGGGAAGCATTTATGTGTAGCAAGTGCTATCATAGATGCCTATGCAAAGTGCGGAGACATTGCAAGCTCTAAGAAGGTCTTTGAGAACATCTCAAGAGATTGTATTGACGCCATCCTCTTTAATACCATGATCACTGCTTTTGCACATCATGGCCTCATAATAGAAGCCATTGAAATCTTTGAACAAATGAAATATGCTAATTCGTATCCTACCCAAGCCACATTTGTAGCAGTTATTGCAGCTTGTAGTCATCTGGGTCTAGTGGATCAAGGGCGATTTGTGTTTGAATCCATAAGCAATGTTTATGGGATGTCACCTTCGAAAGATAATTTTGCCTGCTTGGTTGATCTTTTTGCACGAAATGGACTTCTTGAAAAGGCTAAAGATGTCATTGAGAGCATGCCTTTTGAACCTTGGCCTTCTATCTGGATATCACTATTAAGTGGATGTCGTAGTTATGGGAATAAAGAGATGGCCGAATTGGCTGCTGAACGGATCCTTAAGTTAGTGCCAGATAATGACAGTGCCTATGCATTAATGGCAAATGTATATGCAGGAGATGAAAAATGGAAGGATGCTGAAAGAATGAGGATCAAAATGGAAATGAACAGAATTCAGAAGGCATGTGGATATAGTATAATTTCCACCTAA
- the LOC135597090 gene encoding LOB domain-containing protein 15-like isoform X2: MSTPRERMEEVGKKIKREADGITDRIGRQVGPVGTLNTITPCAACKLLRRRCAQDCPFSPYFSPHEPQKFALVHKVFGASNVSKMLMEVPEPQRADAANSLVYEANLRLRDPVYGCMGAISALQQQVQALEAELQAVRAEILKHKYGQAGGNIIPTSHAALLPPSAAVSVAAPPPVPLPSLSPVTDAASSSNYTSLPSSSTNYSSITTNHNVAYFG; the protein is encoded by the exons ATGTCCACACCAAG GGAGAGGATGGAAGAGGTCGGCAAGAAGATCAAAAGAGAAGCTGACGGCATCACCGATCGGATCGGCAGGCAAGTAGGCCCCGTCGGAACCCTAAACACCATCACCCCATGCGCCGCATGCAAGCTCCTGCGGCGGCGGTGCGCTCAGGACTGCCCCTTCTCTCCTTACTTCTCGCCTCACGAGCCTCAGAAGTTTGCCCTGGTGCATAAAGTCTTCGGTGCAAGCAACGTCTCCAAGATGCTAATG GAAGTTCCCGAGCCCCAGAGAGCTGATGCAGCCAACAGCCTTGTGTACGAGGCGAACCTAAGGCTCAGAGATCCCGTGTACGGGTGCATGGGGGCGATCTCGGCGTTGCAGCAGCAAGTCCAGGCCTTGGAGGCGGAGCTGCAAGCGGTGAGGGCTGAGATCTTGAAACACAAGTACGGGCAAGCAGGTGGTAACATCATCCCCACCTCTCACGCTGCTTTGCTTCCTCCGTCGGCGGCGGTGTCTGTGGCTGCACCACCACCTGTGCCATTGCCATCGCTGTCTCCGGTGACCGACGCCGCCTCCTCTTCCAACTACACTTCCCTTCCTTCCAGCTCCACCAACTACAGCTCCATTACCACGAACCACAATGTCGCATACTTCGGCTGA
- the LOC103970701 gene encoding uncharacterized protein LOC103970701 isoform X1 — protein sequence MALREGFFLLLVLVMSWASADARSLNNFDIMVPITEAGIERPQSQSKVAKVDEGYDQLCKLCENFTAQATQYLGENKTQTEIIETLHQACSELKPFKDQCILLVDYYASLFFVEISKIHPEEFCTKFSLCQERLSVKSDDACSLCHGVVAKLLMKLQDPDTQFEVIKMLLQECNKVENYVQECKKMVLHYGPLILVDGEKFLESTDVCAAMHACKTSQAELVSTALVA from the exons ATGGCTTTGAGAGAGGggttcttccttcttcttgtacTTGTTATGAGCTGGGCAAGTGCTGATGCCAGAAGTTTGAACAATTTTGATATTATGG TTCCCATCACAGAAGCAGGCATCGAGAGACCTCAAAGCCAGAGTAAAGTAGCCAAAGTAGACGAGGGCTATGATCAACTGTGCAAGTTGTGTGAGAACTTTACTGCACAGGCTACCCAATATCTTGGAGAAAACAAGACTCAAACTGAGATAATTGAGACACTTCATCAAGCATGTTCCGAGCTGAAGCCTTTCAAGGATCAG TGCATTCTGTTGGTCGACTACTATGCCTCACTTTTCTTTGTTGAGATCTCTAAGATACATCCGGAGGAGTTCTGCACAAAGTTCAGTCTTTGTCAGGAGAGATTATCTGTCAAGAGTGATGATGCCTGCTCTCTGTGTCATGGTGTTGTTGCTAAACTACTTATGAAActgcaagatcctgacacacag TTCGAGGTGATTAAAATGCTACTTCAGGAATGCAACAAGGTGGAGAATTATGTCCAAGAG TGTAAGAAGATGGTCCTCCACTATGGCCCTCTGATACTGGTCGACGGCGAAAAATTCCTAGAGAGCACAGATGTTTGTGCTGCCATGCACGCATGCAAGACCAGCCAAGCAGAACTCGTCAGCACTGCCTTGGTGGCATAA
- the LOC103970701 gene encoding uncharacterized protein LOC103970701 isoform X2, translating into MALREGFFLLLVLVMSWASADARSLNNFDIMEAGIERPQSQSKVAKVDEGYDQLCKLCENFTAQATQYLGENKTQTEIIETLHQACSELKPFKDQCILLVDYYASLFFVEISKIHPEEFCTKFSLCQERLSVKSDDACSLCHGVVAKLLMKLQDPDTQFEVIKMLLQECNKVENYVQECKKMVLHYGPLILVDGEKFLESTDVCAAMHACKTSQAELVSTALVA; encoded by the exons ATGGCTTTGAGAGAGGggttcttccttcttcttgtacTTGTTATGAGCTGGGCAAGTGCTGATGCCAGAAGTTTGAACAATTTTGATATTATGG AAGCAGGCATCGAGAGACCTCAAAGCCAGAGTAAAGTAGCCAAAGTAGACGAGGGCTATGATCAACTGTGCAAGTTGTGTGAGAACTTTACTGCACAGGCTACCCAATATCTTGGAGAAAACAAGACTCAAACTGAGATAATTGAGACACTTCATCAAGCATGTTCCGAGCTGAAGCCTTTCAAGGATCAG TGCATTCTGTTGGTCGACTACTATGCCTCACTTTTCTTTGTTGAGATCTCTAAGATACATCCGGAGGAGTTCTGCACAAAGTTCAGTCTTTGTCAGGAGAGATTATCTGTCAAGAGTGATGATGCCTGCTCTCTGTGTCATGGTGTTGTTGCTAAACTACTTATGAAActgcaagatcctgacacacag TTCGAGGTGATTAAAATGCTACTTCAGGAATGCAACAAGGTGGAGAATTATGTCCAAGAG TGTAAGAAGATGGTCCTCCACTATGGCCCTCTGATACTGGTCGACGGCGAAAAATTCCTAGAGAGCACAGATGTTTGTGCTGCCATGCACGCATGCAAGACCAGCCAAGCAGAACTCGTCAGCACTGCCTTGGTGGCATAA
- the LOC103970701 gene encoding uncharacterized protein LOC103970701 isoform X3: protein MALREGFFLLLVLVMSWASADARSLNNFDIMGIERPQSQSKVAKVDEGYDQLCKLCENFTAQATQYLGENKTQTEIIETLHQACSELKPFKDQCILLVDYYASLFFVEISKIHPEEFCTKFSLCQERLSVKSDDACSLCHGVVAKLLMKLQDPDTQFEVIKMLLQECNKVENYVQECKKMVLHYGPLILVDGEKFLESTDVCAAMHACKTSQAELVSTALVA, encoded by the exons ATGGCTTTGAGAGAGGggttcttccttcttcttgtacTTGTTATGAGCTGGGCAAGTGCTGATGCCAGAAGTTTGAACAATTTTGATATTATGG GCATCGAGAGACCTCAAAGCCAGAGTAAAGTAGCCAAAGTAGACGAGGGCTATGATCAACTGTGCAAGTTGTGTGAGAACTTTACTGCACAGGCTACCCAATATCTTGGAGAAAACAAGACTCAAACTGAGATAATTGAGACACTTCATCAAGCATGTTCCGAGCTGAAGCCTTTCAAGGATCAG TGCATTCTGTTGGTCGACTACTATGCCTCACTTTTCTTTGTTGAGATCTCTAAGATACATCCGGAGGAGTTCTGCACAAAGTTCAGTCTTTGTCAGGAGAGATTATCTGTCAAGAGTGATGATGCCTGCTCTCTGTGTCATGGTGTTGTTGCTAAACTACTTATGAAActgcaagatcctgacacacag TTCGAGGTGATTAAAATGCTACTTCAGGAATGCAACAAGGTGGAGAATTATGTCCAAGAG TGTAAGAAGATGGTCCTCCACTATGGCCCTCTGATACTGGTCGACGGCGAAAAATTCCTAGAGAGCACAGATGTTTGTGCTGCCATGCACGCATGCAAGACCAGCCAAGCAGAACTCGTCAGCACTGCCTTGGTGGCATAA
- the LOC103970701 gene encoding uncharacterized protein LOC103970701 isoform X4 has translation MALREGFFLLLVLVMSWASADARSLNNFDIMVPITEAGIERPQSQSKVAKVDEGYDQLCKLCENFTAQATQYLGENKTQTEIIETLHQACSELKPFKDQIHPEEFCTKFSLCQERLSVKSDDACSLCHGVVAKLLMKLQDPDTQFEVIKMLLQECNKVENYVQECKKMVLHYGPLILVDGEKFLESTDVCAAMHACKTSQAELVSTALVA, from the exons ATGGCTTTGAGAGAGGggttcttccttcttcttgtacTTGTTATGAGCTGGGCAAGTGCTGATGCCAGAAGTTTGAACAATTTTGATATTATGG TTCCCATCACAGAAGCAGGCATCGAGAGACCTCAAAGCCAGAGTAAAGTAGCCAAAGTAGACGAGGGCTATGATCAACTGTGCAAGTTGTGTGAGAACTTTACTGCACAGGCTACCCAATATCTTGGAGAAAACAAGACTCAAACTGAGATAATTGAGACACTTCATCAAGCATGTTCCGAGCTGAAGCCTTTCAAGGATCAG ATACATCCGGAGGAGTTCTGCACAAAGTTCAGTCTTTGTCAGGAGAGATTATCTGTCAAGAGTGATGATGCCTGCTCTCTGTGTCATGGTGTTGTTGCTAAACTACTTATGAAActgcaagatcctgacacacag TTCGAGGTGATTAAAATGCTACTTCAGGAATGCAACAAGGTGGAGAATTATGTCCAAGAG TGTAAGAAGATGGTCCTCCACTATGGCCCTCTGATACTGGTCGACGGCGAAAAATTCCTAGAGAGCACAGATGTTTGTGCTGCCATGCACGCATGCAAGACCAGCCAAGCAGAACTCGTCAGCACTGCCTTGGTGGCATAA